Proteins encoded in a region of the Gulosibacter sediminis genome:
- the rpmI gene encoding 50S ribosomal protein L35, producing the protein MPKQKTHSGSKKRFKLTGTGKVRKQQAGMRHNLEVKSAKRKARLNRDQVLAPQDAKVIKKLLGK; encoded by the coding sequence ATGCCGAAGCAGAAGACCCACTCGGGGTCGAAGAAGCGCTTTAAGCTCACCGGAACCGGCAAGGTCCGTAAGCAGCAGGCTGGCATGCGCCACAACCTCGAGGTGAAGTCGGCCAAGCGCAAGGCTCGCCTCAACCGTGACCAGGTCCTCGCTCCGCAGGACGCGAAGGTCATCAAGAAGCTGCTGGGCAAGTAG